From Sporosarcina sp. Te-1, the proteins below share one genomic window:
- a CDS encoding DinB family protein, with amino-acid sequence MMKTHVERGNHMQINDKAREELLNELNDLSDDDINKKPSDREWSIQQILEHLYLMEGGITQTIAHQLATGDEKRVADKPIELSVNRSTKVQAPPFAVPTEDARSLAELKTKLFQTHEALREFVEQSSADDLEKKAYPHLSSAT; translated from the coding sequence ATGATGAAAACTCATGTAGAAAGGGGCAACCATATGCAGATCAACGATAAGGCACGAGAAGAGCTACTGAATGAGTTGAATGACCTTTCAGATGACGATATTAATAAAAAGCCTTCCGACCGAGAATGGTCTATACAACAAATCCTGGAGCATTTATATTTGATGGAGGGTGGCATTACGCAAACAATTGCCCACCAACTTGCAACAGGGGATGAGAAGAGAGTTGCTGACAAGCCGATCGAACTGTCCGTGAATCGTTCTACAAAAGTCCAGGCGCCTCCATTTGCAGTACCAACTGAAGACGCTCGTTCGCTTGCCGAGTTAAAAACTAAGCTATTTCAGACGCATGAAGCATTACGCGAATTTGTCGAACAGTCCTCAGCCGACGATTTAGAAAAAAAGGCATATCCTCACCTGTCTTCGGCGACTTAA
- a CDS encoding spore coat protein, which produces MEYYSSEEKEWSALDRSSEHPIASCSRESSNTGADADLISDIEQLSNELIVIRDSCNITVRTTDTQVAVSLQAALQVAIAIVVNISIADGNRAERVTAELLERAQIRQTNRQRLIIVNSRDVDVTTEDTDVAISLQLLLQILLALIVQLDIL; this is translated from the coding sequence ATGGAATATTATTCTTCTGAGGAGAAGGAATGGTCTGCACTTGACCGATCCTCCGAGCATCCAATCGCTTCCTGTTCACGTGAATCTTCAAACACGGGGGCGGACGCTGATTTGATATCTGATATTGAACAGCTTTCCAACGAACTAATTGTGATCCGGGATTCCTGTAATATCACAGTGAGAACGACGGATACGCAGGTAGCTGTATCTTTGCAAGCAGCACTTCAAGTCGCTATCGCTATCGTTGTAAACATTTCAATTGCAGACGGCAATCGGGCTGAACGTGTCACAGCTGAATTATTGGAGAGAGCACAAATCCGCCAGACGAACCGTCAAAGATTGATTATTGTCAACTCCCGTGATGTTGATGTTACAACGGAAGATACGGACGTAGCGATTTCCTTGCAGCTGCTCCTTCAAATCCTTCTTGCGCTGATTGTCCAATTGGATATTCTGTAA
- a CDS encoding catalase, which translates to MSKELQKNVTPAEAVNTIERVVGTFPGYRRAHTKGIAFDAIFEPSGEASNWTRALHLQRDPVPAVVRFSHFWPTPDPNELLVPIKGMAVQFRLPDGSFTNLTMANIPVFITKTPEAFVRLLQVLTREPLSLLEKLEVLRRMPEFSTLPDLLRSLKPPISFATECYHSLHSFYLVSHEGERQAVRFTWEPLLSEGLKERKGFGPPTNLESELRRRLETGHQIRFRLILQLAAPEDNIDDPSIKWPKERKTVDAGLLTIKSIREESADRMVFDPTVMTDGIENSADPILHFRSPVYGVSANRRIHGR; encoded by the coding sequence ATGAGTAAGGAACTTCAAAAGAACGTGACGCCCGCAGAGGCAGTCAATACGATTGAGAGAGTAGTGGGTACTTTTCCTGGTTATCGTCGTGCCCATACAAAAGGGATTGCATTCGATGCAATCTTCGAGCCAAGCGGTGAAGCGTCTAATTGGACAAGGGCACTTCATTTGCAAAGAGATCCTGTGCCGGCAGTCGTACGCTTTTCTCATTTTTGGCCAACACCGGATCCAAATGAGCTGTTGGTTCCAATCAAAGGCATGGCTGTACAGTTTCGGCTGCCAGATGGGAGCTTTACAAATTTAACTATGGCGAATATACCTGTTTTTATCACGAAAACACCAGAAGCCTTCGTCCGTTTATTACAAGTGCTGACGAGAGAACCATTATCCCTTCTAGAGAAGTTGGAAGTCTTAAGGAGAATGCCCGAGTTTTCGACGCTCCCTGATTTATTGAGAAGTTTGAAGCCGCCCATCAGTTTTGCAACAGAATGCTACCATTCCTTACACTCATTTTATCTAGTGTCCCATGAAGGGGAACGACAAGCGGTCCGATTTACTTGGGAACCTCTTCTGTCTGAGGGCTTAAAAGAAAGAAAGGGATTTGGACCACCGACAAATTTGGAGAGTGAATTAAGGAGACGTTTGGAAACGGGACATCAGATACGTTTTCGGCTAATCCTCCAGTTGGCAGCCCCGGAAGATAACATTGATGATCCAAGTATCAAATGGCCAAAGGAGCGAAAAACAGTTGACGCCGGTCTACTAACCATAAAGAGCATTCGAGAGGAGAGTGCGGATCGGATGGTGTTTGATCCAACTGTCATGACAGATGGTATTGAGAATTCCGCTGATCCAATCTTGCACTTCCGCTCCCCTGTCTATGGAGTTTCTGCTAATCGTCGTATCCACGGCCGCTAA
- a CDS encoding DUF2829 domain-containing protein, producing the protein MKFEEVLPRLKKGEKVIREGWGGAELYVKLVGEKELDGLKLNPYFVINVEGEGYTMFTPTVCDLLAEDWKVV; encoded by the coding sequence ATGAAGTTTGAAGAAGTACTACCTCGATTAAAAAAGGGAGAAAAGGTAATCCGTGAAGGATGGGGCGGAGCCGAGCTCTATGTCAAACTAGTTGGTGAGAAGGAATTGGATGGTTTGAAATTGAACCCTTATTTTGTCATCAACGTAGAAGGGGAAGGTTACACGATGTTCACTCCGACGGTCTGTGATCTGCTAGCAGAAGACTGGAAAGTAGTTTGA
- a CDS encoding helix-turn-helix domain-containing protein translates to MAKYSDEFKVMIVCEYLTGRLGYDALTKKYGVKSTGQLRAWVSAYQKYGVEGIMRKKNHEVYSVQFKLDVLSFMKRTGASRAETALHFGLTNPPLISSWKKRFLEGGAEALDNPKGRPAMPEKAKNVKKVQKPAQQDEMTREQELERENELLRLEVAYLKKLRAFQMDPDGYLEKHKQRYHSNSKKNSD, encoded by the coding sequence TTGGCTAAATATAGTGATGAATTTAAGGTGATGATTGTCTGCGAGTATTTAACTGGACGACTTGGCTATGACGCACTGACAAAAAAATATGGTGTGAAGTCAACTGGACAGCTTAGGGCGTGGGTGTCAGCGTACCAGAAATATGGTGTGGAAGGAATCATGAGAAAGAAAAACCATGAGGTTTATTCTGTTCAATTCAAGCTGGATGTACTAAGCTTTATGAAAAGAACAGGCGCTTCGCGGGCAGAAACGGCACTTCACTTCGGCCTGACGAATCCACCACTCATCTCCTCATGGAAAAAGAGGTTTCTTGAAGGCGGTGCGGAAGCCCTGGACAACCCGAAAGGACGGCCAGCCATGCCTGAAAAAGCAAAGAACGTTAAGAAGGTCCAGAAGCCAGCGCAACAGGATGAAATGACACGTGAACAGGAGTTGGAACGGGAAAATGAACTCCTCCGCTTGGAGGTGGCTTACCTAAAAAAGTTGCGAGCTTTTCAGATGGATCCGGACGGCTATCTCGAAAAGCACAAGCAGCGCTATCATTCGAACTCAAAGAAGAATTCCGACTGA
- a CDS encoding alpha/beta fold hydrolase: MKTIYKSPEGKKKIIEMYDKLKNKLDTKFESVYVTTRFGKTHILLGGNPEADPLICFHGGNVVNPITLKWFEPLAKHYRLYAPDTIGHPGKSDEVRLQPKSDEYAQWVCDMMDGLGVTKAKFIGPSYGGGILIRLAAYAPERIEKAVLLVPSGIAGGKMTNMLNKILIPLAAYKLFPNEKNLIRASQAMFDSEIDSDLLLQIKYVYDYVKLETAFPSYATMEELSNYQAPTLLIAAENDVFFPAEDVIPRAKEVFPSLPKTITLQGASHYQNERNLKVIIEEIEVFLT; this comes from the coding sequence ATGAAGACCATCTATAAAAGTCCAGAAGGCAAGAAAAAAATCATTGAAATGTATGATAAACTGAAAAACAAACTAGATACCAAATTTGAAAGTGTATATGTGACAACGCGATTTGGCAAAACACATATTCTGCTTGGAGGAAATCCGGAGGCAGACCCTCTAATCTGCTTTCATGGAGGGAATGTTGTAAATCCTATTACTTTAAAATGGTTCGAACCGCTTGCGAAACACTATCGGCTTTATGCGCCGGACACCATTGGCCATCCTGGGAAGAGTGATGAAGTCCGGTTACAACCCAAGTCCGATGAATATGCGCAATGGGTTTGCGACATGATGGATGGTCTAGGCGTCACAAAAGCAAAATTTATCGGACCATCATATGGAGGAGGTATTCTTATTCGATTGGCTGCTTATGCTCCTGAACGGATTGAGAAAGCTGTTCTGCTCGTACCATCCGGAATTGCTGGCGGAAAGATGACCAACATGCTAAACAAAATTCTCATTCCACTCGCCGCATACAAGTTGTTTCCTAATGAGAAAAACTTAATTCGGGCCAGTCAGGCAATGTTTGATTCCGAAATTGATTCTGACTTGCTATTGCAAATAAAATATGTGTATGACTATGTAAAATTGGAAACTGCTTTTCCGAGCTATGCAACAATGGAAGAACTGTCGAATTATCAAGCCCCTACTCTACTCATCGCGGCTGAAAACGATGTGTTTTTCCCTGCTGAGGATGTTATTCCAAGGGCAAAAGAAGTGTTCCCTTCGTTACCCAAAACGATCACTTTACAGGGTGCGAGCCACTATCAAAATGAACGGAATCTGAAGGTTATCATAGAAGAAATTGAAGTGTTCCTTACATAG
- a CDS encoding TetR/AcrR family transcriptional regulator, which yields MAKGFSEEERILINEQLLNSAEECWSIYGLKKTTVDELVKRVGISKGAFYLFYPSKELLFFKVLERIDERVKCKMLENAQASNEEPKQIFIHTVQELFLEIQKNPWLLNLQNGDYEHIIKKLPKEEIAQHLKKDEEGIARLLTYLNIDHDSGFVSSALKSIFFTLLHKNEIGEDHFDQVIQLFIKSLANQLFEEA from the coding sequence GTGGCAAAAGGATTTAGTGAGGAAGAGAGAATTCTTATAAATGAACAACTACTAAACTCAGCAGAAGAATGCTGGTCGATTTATGGTCTCAAAAAAACAACCGTCGACGAACTTGTAAAAAGGGTCGGGATTTCCAAGGGGGCTTTTTATTTGTTTTACCCTTCAAAAGAACTTCTATTTTTTAAAGTTCTTGAAAGAATCGACGAGCGGGTCAAATGTAAAATGCTTGAAAATGCACAAGCTTCAAACGAAGAGCCTAAACAAATTTTTATTCACACTGTCCAGGAGCTATTTTTGGAAATACAAAAGAACCCCTGGCTATTGAATCTTCAGAACGGCGATTATGAACATATTATCAAGAAACTTCCCAAAGAGGAAATAGCACAGCATCTAAAAAAGGATGAAGAGGGCATTGCAAGACTCCTAACGTATTTGAACATAGACCATGACAGTGGATTTGTATCTTCCGCTTTAAAAAGCATCTTCTTTACATTGCTTCATAAAAATGAGATTGGTGAGGATCATTTTGACCAAGTCATTCAGTTATTCATCAAGAGTCTAGCTAATCAACTATTTGAGGAGGCATGA
- a CDS encoding 3-oxoacyl-ACP reductase: protein MKFEEFVGRTVFITGAGSGIGQAQAFAFLANGANVFGMDVDVAGMETVQRMHPTRFHFRKGDVRSKQEIQEAVEMALSRFDDIHILLNTAGVLDGYSKTLETDEELWDRIMDTNVKGTYLVTNCVLPHMLARSSGIVVNMASIAGLVAGGGGAAYTASKHAIVGYTKQLDYDYCRAGIRANAIAPGAIQTPMNAADFEGDGAMAKWVADETPAGRWAHPSEVANLTLFLASVASDYMHGTVVPIDGGWIAK, encoded by the coding sequence ATGAAGTTCGAAGAATTTGTTGGAAGGACAGTCTTTATCACCGGTGCGGGATCCGGAATTGGGCAAGCACAGGCATTCGCTTTCTTGGCGAATGGCGCCAACGTATTTGGGATGGATGTCGACGTGGCTGGCATGGAAACAGTTCAACGGATGCATCCAACCCGCTTTCATTTTAGGAAGGGCGATGTGCGAAGCAAGCAGGAGATACAGGAGGCTGTGGAGATGGCATTATCCCGTTTCGATGACATCCATATTTTATTGAATACGGCCGGCGTGCTCGACGGCTATTCGAAAACGCTCGAGACAGACGAGGAACTGTGGGACCGCATCATGGATACGAATGTGAAAGGGACATACTTGGTAACGAATTGTGTGCTGCCTCACATGCTAGCACGGTCGTCCGGCATTGTGGTCAACATGGCATCGATTGCTGGTTTGGTTGCAGGAGGGGGCGGTGCGGCCTATACTGCCTCCAAACATGCGATCGTCGGCTATACAAAGCAATTGGATTATGATTATTGCCGGGCCGGCATCCGGGCGAACGCGATTGCCCCGGGCGCCATTCAAACGCCGATGAATGCCGCGGATTTTGAAGGGGACGGGGCAATGGCGAAGTGGGTGGCGGATGAGACGCCGGCGGGTCGATGGGCGCATCCCTCGGAAGTCGCCAATCTTACGCTTTTCCTGGCAAGTGTTGCATCAGATTATATGCATGGCACCGTTGTGCCGATTGATGGAGGGTGGATTGCAAAATAG
- a CDS encoding QueT transporter family protein, with the protein MNTTSFKETPQSTVSEVAKTAIVAALYVAVTLLLAVISFGAVQLRLSEMFNYLALFHKRYIVAVTLGVILANFMSPTWILDVPIGGIATFLVLLICRAATKKIKNLVLKFVVTAVIFAFSMFTVAIQLAFIYGSPFWPTWFTVGIGELLSMTVGGMVVYSLQKKLDFTK; encoded by the coding sequence ATGAATACGACTTCCTTCAAGGAAACCCCTCAATCCACTGTCAGTGAAGTGGCCAAAACTGCCATTGTCGCAGCTTTGTATGTCGCTGTCACCCTTCTTTTAGCGGTCATCAGCTTTGGTGCCGTGCAGCTCCGCCTTTCTGAAATGTTTAATTATCTTGCGCTATTCCATAAACGGTATATCGTCGCCGTGACCCTTGGTGTCATTTTGGCGAATTTTATGTCACCCACTTGGATTCTCGACGTACCAATTGGCGGTATTGCAACATTCCTCGTGTTGCTGATTTGTCGAGCTGCGACGAAGAAGATAAAGAACTTGGTACTCAAATTTGTAGTGACGGCAGTCATCTTTGCATTTTCTATGTTCACAGTAGCAATCCAGTTGGCCTTCATATATGGTTCACCTTTTTGGCCGACTTGGTTCACCGTGGGCATCGGCGAGCTGTTATCCATGACAGTTGGCGGTATGGTCGTCTACTCGTTGCAGAAAAAATTAGATTTTACGAAATAA